One Armatimonadota bacterium DNA window includes the following coding sequences:
- a CDS encoding OmpH family outer membrane protein: MMRIRGRRISPWAVAAAAAALVVVAGALAWRTGPALSQSFTIGVVDMQRALDAHPRKAASERALQEFFQAKQREFQARARTLTPLQRQELDRQMQQEFLQKRQELLGGLDRDIRAAVEKVGRERGISIVLDRSVVLYGGVDLTDAVIAVLTGK, encoded by the coding sequence ATGATGCGGATCCGAGGACGGCGGATCTCCCCGTGGGCGGTCGCGGCCGCTGCCGCGGCGCTCGTGGTCGTGGCCGGCGCGCTGGCCTGGCGGACCGGGCCGGCGCTCAGCCAGTCGTTCACCATCGGCGTCGTGGACATGCAGCGGGCCCTCGACGCCCATCCGCGCAAGGCGGCGTCCGAGCGCGCGCTGCAGGAGTTCTTCCAGGCCAAGCAGCGCGAATTCCAGGCCCGCGCCCGCACCCTGACCCCGCTGCAGCGCCAGGAGCTGGACCGGCAGATGCAGCAGGAGTTCCTCCAGAAGCGCCAGGAGCTGCTGGGCGGGCTGGACCGGGACATCCGCGCGGCGGTGGAAAAGGTCGGCCGCGAGCGGGGCATCAGCATCGTGCTGGACCGCAGCGTGGTCCTCTATGGCGGCGTCGACCTCACCGACGCCGTCATCGCGGTCCTGACCGGAAAGTAG